Proteins encoded together in one Thermoplasmatales archaeon window:
- a CDS encoding Lrp/AsnC ligand binding domain-containing protein gives MIKAYILITTYVGNLKAVLEEMRKLKDIESIAVVAGDYDIIIKAKVNTLEELMELTDKIHEIKGVKRTNTQVIEKEMEVET, from the coding sequence ATGATTAAAGCTTATATCCTCATAACTACATATGTAGGAAATCTGAAGGCAGTGCTTGAGGAAATGAGAAAATTAAAGGATATTGAGAGTATTGCGGTTGTTGCTGGTGATTATGATATAATAATAAAGGCAAAGGTTAATACTCTTGAAGAATTGATGGAATTAACAGATAAAATACATGAAATAAAGGGAGTGAAAAGGACTAATACTCAAGTTATAGAGAAAGAGATGGAAGTAGAAACATGA